One window of the Posidoniimonas polymericola genome contains the following:
- a CDS encoding response regulator transcription factor encodes MQNIHYVSAFDRKARFVSFFQCSASLQYDPAKMLGCPIGEHLNNEAEARRIRAVFSECLFTGEPQTCTWRGEYGELLRARFETVEQHSDRMMHSDDEVVAIAITCRLPEPADLSDRETEIVKLICRDMSCGEIAAELGVKSSTIETHRQNIRQKLGVKGTAGIVLFAVQHGLVGSML; translated from the coding sequence GTTTGTGTCGTTCTTCCAGTGCTCGGCTAGCCTGCAGTACGACCCGGCAAAGATGCTGGGCTGCCCGATTGGCGAGCACCTGAACAACGAGGCAGAAGCCCGCCGGATCCGCGCGGTGTTTTCCGAGTGCCTGTTTACCGGGGAGCCCCAGACCTGCACCTGGCGGGGGGAGTACGGCGAGCTGCTCCGCGCCCGCTTCGAGACCGTCGAGCAGCACTCCGACCGCATGATGCACTCGGACGACGAGGTGGTCGCGATCGCGATCACCTGCCGCCTGCCAGAACCGGCCGACCTCAGCGACCGCGAGACCGAGATAGTCAAGCTGATCTGCCGCGACATGAGCTGCGGTGAGATCGCCGCGGAGCTGGGCGTGAAGAGCTCGACCATCGAGACCCACCGGCAGAACATCCGCCAGAAGCTCGGCGTGAAGGGGACTGCCGGGATCGTGCTGTTCGCGGTGCAGCACGGCCTAGTCGGTTCAATGCTCTAG
- a CDS encoding sensor histidine kinase gives MNATSKIRLLTFGSVLVTAVAISVTAIIGMQSMLRRSEAKSLRHDVLRESERLGLALQEAQHDVRLLASLPAARRILQSPNPAEDASSLKDQLAEVFRQMLRAKPTYTQVRLLGVADDGLELVRVDHVAGKVVRAADSELQAKGTRPYFRKALESPAGRVYVSPISLNRERGRIQRPHQPMLRVSQRIDDSAGQTIGIVVINQDFAELTEGLFGGLPAGQELFLTNAAGDYLVHPDPGLTFGFDLGARRLLQADYPAAGELFEAGGKDELSVAIKDPSWELLQLRRTPLLDSDPQSHVVLGVRQRRGFVDAGGLGLLRSIGVVTFVLCGACGAAAVAIGRVQTRPLEQVTQAAECVARGEPLPGLPVRLTNQMGSLARAVQSMNDSLLSRQRALTQANRELESANENLAHFVQIAAHDLREPLRKQRKLIDLLLLEEGVSRDADELLGHVGQCSHRMQALIDDFRAVAGVERSDLSQETVCLRRVIESVLDGVRDELQSRSVRVEWEDLPEETRVYPQLVRLLYENLIENALSHVAVDRFTLRLTARHQAGRWWFGVLNTGSTIPSEKLGEVFKVFRQGPAADGAGSGVGLSVCQKIAERHHGAIAAESDSDSVHIRFTLEEARVAQFNA, from the coding sequence ATGAACGCTACGAGCAAGATCAGGTTGCTGACGTTCGGCTCGGTGCTTGTCACCGCGGTCGCTATCAGCGTGACCGCGATCATCGGCATGCAGAGCATGCTGCGACGTTCTGAGGCCAAGAGTCTGCGGCACGACGTGCTGCGGGAGTCGGAACGCCTCGGGCTGGCGCTGCAGGAGGCGCAGCACGACGTGCGCCTGCTGGCGTCGTTGCCCGCGGCCCGGCGGATTCTCCAGTCCCCAAACCCGGCGGAGGACGCCTCGAGCTTGAAGGATCAGCTGGCGGAGGTCTTCCGTCAGATGCTGCGCGCCAAGCCGACCTACACGCAAGTGCGGCTGCTCGGCGTCGCCGATGATGGGTTGGAGCTGGTTCGGGTAGATCACGTGGCGGGCAAAGTGGTACGCGCCGCCGACTCCGAATTGCAGGCCAAGGGAACGCGGCCCTACTTCCGCAAGGCGCTGGAGTCTCCGGCCGGGCGGGTGTACGTCTCGCCGATCTCGTTGAATCGCGAGCGCGGGCGGATCCAGCGGCCGCACCAGCCGATGCTGCGGGTGTCGCAGCGGATCGACGACTCCGCCGGCCAGACGATAGGCATCGTGGTCATCAATCAAGACTTCGCGGAGCTGACAGAGGGCTTGTTTGGGGGGCTCCCAGCTGGCCAAGAACTTTTCCTCACCAACGCGGCGGGCGACTACCTCGTCCACCCGGATCCAGGCCTCACGTTCGGGTTCGACCTTGGCGCCCGACGGCTGCTGCAGGCCGACTACCCCGCCGCGGGCGAGCTTTTTGAGGCGGGCGGGAAAGACGAGCTGTCGGTCGCGATCAAGGACCCTAGCTGGGAGCTGCTGCAACTCCGTCGGACGCCCTTGCTGGACTCGGACCCACAGAGCCACGTCGTGCTGGGGGTGCGTCAACGGCGCGGGTTTGTCGACGCCGGCGGCCTGGGCCTGCTCCGCAGCATCGGCGTGGTGACGTTTGTCTTGTGCGGCGCATGCGGCGCGGCGGCGGTCGCTATCGGCAGGGTGCAGACACGCCCCCTCGAGCAGGTGACCCAAGCGGCGGAGTGCGTCGCGCGGGGCGAGCCGCTGCCCGGCCTGCCGGTCCGACTCACCAACCAGATGGGTTCGCTGGCGCGTGCGGTGCAGAGCATGAACGATTCGCTGCTGAGCCGCCAGCGGGCGCTGACGCAGGCCAATCGCGAGCTGGAGAGCGCCAACGAGAACCTCGCCCACTTTGTTCAGATCGCCGCCCACGACCTCCGCGAACCGCTGCGCAAGCAGCGGAAACTGATCGATCTTCTGCTGCTGGAAGAGGGCGTCTCGCGGGACGCGGACGAGCTGCTCGGGCACGTCGGGCAGTGCTCTCACCGCATGCAGGCATTGATCGACGACTTCCGCGCGGTGGCGGGCGTCGAGCGTTCGGACCTGTCACAAGAGACGGTCTGCCTCAGGCGGGTGATCGAGTCTGTGCTCGACGGCGTGCGCGACGAGCTGCAGAGCCGAAGCGTGCGGGTCGAATGGGAGGACCTGCCCGAGGAAACCCGCGTCTACCCCCAGCTGGTGCGGCTGCTCTACGAGAACCTGATCGAGAACGCGCTGAGTCACGTGGCGGTCGATCGGTTCACGCTCCGCCTCACGGCCCGACATCAGGCCGGCCGCTGGTGGTTCGGCGTGCTCAACACCGGTTCGACAATCCCCAGCGAGAAGCTCGGCGAGGTGTTCAAGGTGTTCCGGCAGGGACCCGCCGCCGACGGCGCTGGCAGCGGCGTCGGGCTGAGCGTCTGCCAGAAGATCGCCGAACGGCACCACGGCGCCATCGCCGCCGAATCGGACTCCGACAGCGTGCACATCCGTTTCACTTTGGAGGAGGCGCGGGTTGCTCAATTCAATGCATGA
- the rlmN gene encoding 23S rRNA (adenine(2503)-C(2))-methyltransferase RlmN, with translation MSHLLTNIDQHLDEFAARHSLPGYRRKQIRQWLFEKRAEGWDAMSNLSKQLRAELAEELTLWAARVDRHSEASDGTEKLLVGLEQGGQIECVLLRDEHRRTMCVSTQVGCGMGCVFCASGLDGVDRNLTTGEIIEQFLRLQHCLAPEERMSHIVVMGMGEPLANLDALLPALQEATRPDGLGISHRRITISTVGLPKSIRRLAKEETQYRLAISLHAPDDELRNRIVPTNAKIGIDEIMAAADEYYEATRRRLTFEYVLLADLNDQPEHAHRLVRLLRGREAMINVIPYNPVAGLPYQTPSMEAQKAFRTVLEQGGLAVRFRHRKGDKINAACGQLRRSQAGAQDLVQLES, from the coding sequence TTGTCCCACCTCCTGACCAACATCGACCAGCATCTCGACGAGTTCGCCGCCCGGCACTCGCTGCCCGGCTACCGCCGCAAGCAGATCCGGCAGTGGCTGTTCGAGAAGCGGGCCGAGGGGTGGGACGCGATGAGCAACCTCTCCAAGCAGCTCCGGGCGGAGCTGGCTGAGGAGCTGACGCTGTGGGCGGCGCGGGTCGACCGGCATAGCGAGGCCTCCGACGGCACCGAGAAGCTGCTGGTCGGGTTGGAGCAGGGGGGGCAGATCGAGTGCGTGCTGCTGCGTGACGAGCACCGCCGCACGATGTGCGTCAGCACGCAGGTGGGTTGCGGCATGGGGTGCGTGTTCTGCGCCAGCGGGCTGGACGGCGTCGATCGCAACCTGACCACCGGCGAGATTATCGAGCAGTTCCTCCGCCTGCAGCACTGCCTGGCGCCCGAGGAACGGATGAGCCACATCGTGGTGATGGGGATGGGCGAGCCGCTCGCGAACCTTGACGCGCTGCTGCCGGCCCTGCAGGAAGCCACCCGGCCCGACGGCCTGGGGATTAGCCACCGGCGGATCACGATCTCGACCGTCGGCCTGCCGAAGTCGATCCGCCGACTCGCCAAGGAAGAAACGCAGTACCGGCTGGCGATCTCGCTGCACGCGCCAGACGACGAGCTGCGGAACCGGATTGTGCCGACCAACGCCAAGATCGGCATCGACGAGATCATGGCCGCGGCCGACGAGTACTACGAGGCGACCCGCCGTCGGCTGACCTTCGAGTACGTGCTGCTGGCCGACCTGAACGACCAGCCCGAGCACGCCCACCGGCTGGTGCGGCTGCTGCGGGGCCGCGAGGCGATGATCAACGTGATCCCCTACAACCCGGTCGCGGGGCTGCCGTACCAGACGCCCAGCATGGAAGCCCAGAAGGCATTCCGAACAGTCCTCGAGCAGGGCGGGCTGGCGGTCCGCTTCCGCCACCGCAAGGGCGACAAGATCAACGCCGCGTGCGGCCAGCTCCGCCGCAGCCAAGCGGGCGCCCAGGACCTGGTTCAATTGGAGTCATGA
- a CDS encoding response regulator, protein MHDCPLAFVDDDPTELLLARKYLQRSGLDVPMLEFTSGEAFLGHIDRAAAGDGPMPRVALVDIRMPGMNGFEVLERLRSRPGSDGAPRVVMFSNSDDPRDIERALTSGADDYAVKPDSGEAFLELLQSLVAQCA, encoded by the coding sequence ATGCATGATTGCCCGTTGGCGTTCGTCGACGACGACCCCACCGAGTTGCTGCTCGCCCGCAAGTACCTGCAGCGGTCGGGGCTCGACGTGCCGATGCTCGAGTTCACCTCGGGCGAGGCGTTCCTCGGCCACATCGACAGGGCGGCGGCCGGCGACGGTCCCATGCCGAGGGTGGCGTTGGTCGACATCCGCATGCCGGGCATGAACGGCTTCGAGGTGTTGGAGCGGTTGCGGAGCCGACCCGGCAGCGACGGGGCGCCCCGGGTGGTGATGTTCTCCAACTCCGACGACCCACGCGACATCGAACGCGCACTAACCAGCGGCGCCGACGACTACGCCGTGAAGCCTGACAGCGGCGAGGCGTTCCTCGAGCTGCTGCAGTCGCTGGTCGCCCAGTGCGCCTGA